A portion of the Uloborus diversus isolate 005 unplaced genomic scaffold, Udiv.v.3.1 scaffold_14, whole genome shotgun sequence genome contains these proteins:
- the LOC129232901 gene encoding zinc finger protein 468-like codes for MRVHSGEKVEKPYKCECCPKTFTDSSSLKKQMRVLKEEKVEKPHKCRCCPKAYTDSSSLKKHMRVHTAGKVEKPHKCECCPKAFSDSSSLKKHMRVHTGEQVEKPYQCECCSRKFVHLSMLKIHGRSHTGEKPYSCELCSKAFAQSYHLKRHMGVHSGENVEKPYKCEYCPKAFTEVSNLRRHLVVHTGEKPYSCDLCSKTFADSSNLRKHMRVHTAEQSSKCMKGSTVGKSRIRVNTV; via the exons ATGAGGGTTCATAGTGGTGAGAAGGTGGAAAAACCCTATAAGTGTGAATGTTGTCCAAAGACATTTACTGATTCTTCAAGTTTAAAGAAGCAAATGAGAGTCCTTAAAGAAGAGAAGGTGGAAAAACCTCATAAGTGTCGATGTTGTCCGAAGGCATATACTGATTCTTCAAGTTTAAAGAAACATATGCGAGTCCATACAGCTGGAAAGGTGGAAAAACCCCATAAGTGTGAATGTTGTCCAAAGGCATTTAGTGATTCTTCAAGTTTAAAGAAACATATGCGGGTCCATACTGGTGAACAGGTGGAAAAACCCTACCAGTGCGAATGTTGTTCTAGGAAATTTGTTCACCTTTCGATGCTCAAAATACATGGAAGATCCCATACCGGTGAAAAGCCCTATTCGTGTGAGCTTTGTTCGAAGGCATTCGCTCAATCTTATCATTTAAAGAGACACATGGGAGTCCACTCGGGTGAAAATGTGGAAAAGCCCTATAAGTGTGAATATTGTCCCAAGGCATTCactgaagtttcaaatttaagGAGACATCTAGTAGTCCACACTGGGGAAAAGCCCTACTCGTGTGACTTATGTTCAAAGACATTTGCTGATtcttcaaatttaagaaaacatatGAGAGTTCATACAGCTGAACAG AGCTCAAAATGCATGAAAGGATCCACAGTGGGGAAAAGCCGTATTCGTGTGAATACTGTATGA